The sequence below is a genomic window from Panulirus ornatus isolate Po-2019 chromosome 51, ASM3632096v1, whole genome shotgun sequence.
CTCTTCAGAACACTGCATTTTGTAGACAGTGATGCTAGCAGTGAGGGGGTAAGACTGTTCAAAATAAAGCCATGTTTAAATGATTTGACGctatttttattatagatacctGGCAACTGACGACTGTTTAGCTCCCCAAAGATTTTTGTTAAGACATTCCATACCATTAAAGCAGAAATCAAATGCTGTTTGTCTTGTGAGATTATGAGTGCCTTTGTGATCAGCCTGTGTACGTTGGCAGGGGAAGTGAAGTAGTTATTGAGATTTCTCTTGTGGAGAAACTGGTGAGTGATTATTTTGGAAAAGGCCATACTGTGTATACAAACAATTAGTAtacttgtgtgttcagagcctgatcactcaaaatcttattcactacatccttccacctccaatttggtctcctgcttcttgttcccttcacctctgacacatatatcctctttgtcaattgtTCCTCACTaattttatcctctttgtcaattgttcctcactcattttctccagatGTCCCAACCATtttaacgcaccctcttctgctttctcaaccacacattttgtatttccatgcatctcttaccctttcattgcctactcgatcaaaccacttcactccacatattgtcctcaaacatttcattttcaacacatccaccctccatacaaccctatctatagcccatgcctcgcaaccatataacatcgttggaactactattcctttaaacatgcccatttttgctctccgtgataatgttctctccttccacacagtcttcatctctcccagaacctttaccccactcccccaccctgtaactcacttctgcttccatggttccattcactgctaattctctcccagatatctaaaacacttctttctccaattttcctacattcaaactcgcatcccaattaacttgtccctcaaccctacttaacctaataaccttgctcttattcacattcactcttaacttcctttcacacacttttccaaactcagtcaccaacctctgcagtttctcacccgaatcagccactagagctgtatcataggtgaacaagtgattcacttcccaatccctttcatccacaacagactgcatactcgcccctttctccaaaacttgcatttacctccctaaccactccatccataaacaaattaaacaaacatggggacatcacacacccctgctgcaaacctacattcactggagactagtcactttcctctccctactcatgcacatgccttacatccttggtaaaaacttttcactgcttctagcaactttcctcccacaccatatattttccataaaGCGACTCTATCTGccctatcatttgctttctctagatccataaatgctacttacaaatccatctgtttttctaagtatttctatcgtacattcttcaaagcaaacacctgatccacacatcctctaccacttctgaaaccacactgctcttccccaatctgataccctgtacatgccttcatcctcccaatcattaccctcccatataatttcccaggaatactcagtaaacttacacctctgtagtttgaactttgcctttgtacagtggcactgtgcatgcattccttCGTCAGttaggtggcgccaggaaacagacaaagaatggcccatctactcatgtacaaatatacataaacacccatacacatacatatatgtacacatccatATCAACACGTATACTGAAAAGGATCATAGTTTTGCgtgtgatgaagtatattcctacaTACgtaggacaatcgcatgtttaccaaatggcgtcctagctatgtcttcgctgtatatcaactgactgttatatttctttcttgttcctcccctgatgatgtgattattacactaaagtgtacttgggaacttaccatgtttcattttccctgtgtcagcaaggtagcaccaggaacatacaaagaaatgtttcattttccccgtgtcagcaaggtagcaccaggaacatacaaagaaaggccacatccacttacacTCGGTCTCTGTCAtaggtaatgcactgaaaccacagctatctatccacatccaggccccacaggtctttttatggtttatcccagacatttcacttgccctggtgtGCATGATtatgtatttgctgataaccacgagtaaaatgaaatgatgataagtcccaagtgcactttcctgtaataatcacatcttcaggagaGATCCCTATGACAGTGATGATTACttgaatgtgcacttgggagtgtttcattctcttcattgttatcagtagtgtgtgtgtgtgtgtactattttcTGTCCGTCCATGGAATTATCTTGATCATTTTAAAGGTTTTGAAGATTATCAGTTGGTGGTTATGATGGAATTGATGGCAGGTGGTATACATGAGCTGAAAGCAAGGGCCATTTATGAAAGTAGAGCATGTATGACCTTAGAATTATCCTAAACACCAGAAGAAAGTTTTCAAGATTTTCATTTGGTGGTTATAACTTTGCATAATGTCTGTAGTGACCCAGGTGGTTGATGGGCCTCGAGCTTAAATCACCATTTTGCTCTAAGAGTGCCTTTTGGAAACTGGATGAACAGAGAAGACTTTGTCTTCACTGTAGATCTGTATTGACCTTGCTTGTCTTCATTTAACTATTCTGGGTGTTAGAGAGTGCTGGAAGCATTCTGACACTAACTCTTGTTAGGTTGATGGTGAATTGTGTTCTTTTTTTAGGAGTCTAGATAAATGAGGTACCAGTATATAAAGGCACAAAATTTTTTCTCTGCTTTGCTTCATATAGtacagtcttgtgcatcaaagcctcTGACACAAGTAAGCAGTAAACTAAATGCAAAAGTCCTGTTTCTTTTGTGTCATTTTATATTTGAAAAACATTTAATTTGATTATGTGGAGTCCTTTATAGATATTGTATGTATTTAATATTAGACAGCGTGCCAGACTATAACTCGGTGATGGAAATTGTCATTGTTATCTTTAACTCCATTCCCAGATCCATGGGGGTAGACTAAGACCATACTGCCCCCTAGTTCATACATCCACATCCTTAATCATGTCTAGTATGTTATGATAAAAGAATGAAACCCGTTACACCTCGTCTTATCCAAGCAAGGTTCAGTAGTGCCAGAAGCAAGACAGTCTTTTAAGGAAAAATCCTTGATTTGTTCCATCTTGTTCCTATTTTTAGAATTGATAAGACAGGGAATATTTTCAGCCACTGCTCTTGCCTCTCTGAGCTGCCACCCACAACAGGAACTGCATTGGGTGATTCATTCTCCAGGAGCACTGTTGTGCTGTTTCACCCATTACTCAAAGTGTATTTTATTTGAGGTTTACCCGTATttacaccaccacagtacaaaATGCTTCAGTtacttctttcctcactcattctctccatgtgcccaaaccatttcaaaacaccctcttctgctctctcaaccacgctctttttatttccacacatctctcttacccttacgttactcactcgctcaaaccacctcacaccacacattgtcctcaaacatctcatttccagcacatccatcctcctgcgcacatctctatccatagcccacgcctcgcaaccatacaacattgttggaaccactattccttcaaacatacccatttttgctttccgagataatgttctcgacttccacacatttttcaaggctcccaaaattttcgccccctcccccaccctatgatccacttccgcttccatggttccatccgctgacagatccactcccagatatctaaaacacttcacttcctccagtttttctccattcaaactcacctcccaattgacttgaccctcacccctactgtacctaataaccttgctcttattcacatttactcttaactttcttcttccacacactttaccaaactcagtcaccagcttctgcagtttacaaactcagtcaccagcttctgcagtttacttAGATTCCCAAATTATATCTTATTTGAAATATCTCCTTTTAATCAGTACATAAAAAAGTTGCCATAAGTTTGAAAAAGTTTGTTGTTGTCAGGTTTGATGAAGGACGGGGTGGCATTGGACGTGGACGAGGACGTGGAATGGGTCGTGGACGTGGCAGAGGTCGTGGTGGCGTTCCTGGTGGTCCAGACACTCGAGGCAAGCGCGAATTTGACAGACAGAGTGGGATGACAACGACGGGAGTCAAGTCTGTGGATAAGCGAGAAGGCTCTGGATCTTATAACTGGGGATCAGATAAGGACCAGATTGAAGAGCAGCTGAATGCTGCACCTGCTTCAGACCTTGACACCTCTGTAGAGAATGTAGAAAAGGTTTGTATGGTTATGTATTTTAATGTAACATAACAATTGAAATATTTTAGCTAAAATAGTTTAGAAGAATTTAGAGTATTTTTGAGTTTCATATGGAAATCTTGTACGATGAAAGGTTCCTATAGTATACATATTTTATGTCTTTGTGTATTAGTTTTAAAATAATTTAATATTTGGTCAGGCCCCAGAAGACGTGGCTGCCACTACAGAAAGTGAGGAGGTTACCAAGGATGAAGAAATCGCAAGGGAGATGACACTTGATGAGTGGAAGGCCTTGCAAGGTGCCCGTAACAAGCCTTCTTTCAACATTCGCCAAGCTGGTGAGGGTGAAAATCAGGCACAGTGGAAGAAGACATATGTTCTCAAAAAGAAAGTTGAGGCGGAttctgaagaggaggaagaagaggaggaggatgaggtggaggTGCATCATGGCCGTAGGAAAGTTGTTCTTGACATAGACTTCCAGTTTGCTGACTCCCCTGGACGAGGACGGGGAAGAGGCCGTGGCCGTGGAGGCCCAGGGCGTGGACGTGGTGGCGATCGTATGGATCGTGGTGGgcgaggtggtggcggtggtggcagcagtggtggaaTGGATCGTGGACGTGGACGTGGCAGTGGTCCTGGCACCCGTGGGGGGAGAGGAGCAAGTCGCCAAGAGGCTCCTAAAATGGATGATGAGCACGACTTCCCAAGCTTGGGTTAAGTTAGCGAGTGTTAGACCTACTAGTGCTGCTCCTGCAGTAAACAAACCTGCCCTCATCCAGGTTTGCTCTTGCTAGTCTGGTAGCACCAATAAATTATGGGGCCCCTCCACAGCTGAGTTCGAAAGGTTAGGGATCCCTATGCGTAAGAGTTCTCCGTTGTTCCATTCTCATCAAGCATCATTCTCTTAAACATGGCAAGTTTTCTTTCTTCAACTATAATACTGTTGGAGGAAGACGGAGCATTGTGACTAGATCTCTTCATGGACTTTAATTATATTCACTTTTGGTACAAGAATTGACCTGTTTAATTTTGTCACCAAAGCTGttaaggcttttgattcttgttaTTGCTGTTGTGGATACTCTGGAGAGTGTAGTGCTCAAAAGATAATTTCCATTACAAAGGATTTCATGTCATTTCTCCCAAAAGCTTTTGTTGTAAATATTGATAAATTAACTGTCCAGGTGGTTGATGGGTAGTGATGGTTATATTGTGTACATATGTCAGAAGCCCATATTGTctttggttttgtgtgttgtaCTATAGCCGTCACTACCCTGGCGGAGGCTTGCCACGCTTTTTGTACTTGACATTGATTAACACATAGACCAATAAAAACAGAAATTGTGATGCTTTGTTTAATTGAACTTGAATATCAGGCTGATTGGCAGTTTTATTTTTGAATTAACTAAAGTGCCCTTTGGGGGATGTTTTGGAAGTTGAGCAAAGCCAACTACAGTATTAAGGTAAAATGCATTTACAGCAGTGCATCCAATAAAAAAACCACCCATAGTACAAATTTAAGGTGATAGTTTAATAGGGTATGGAGAAGTGAAGGAAGTCCTGTATCTGAGGTTAAAAATTGTCAAAAAAGTTTACTGTATCAAATAGGAAAGGTAACAAGGCTTTTGTTAAGAATTGGTTACGTTGTGATCGTGTTTGGTATTCTTAAGGTATAAATACAAATTTACTAACTGGGTGGCATAGGGAAAGTTCTACACTCACTTGAATTAATGTTTTACCAAGTTGAGGGAGTAAAAAAGTATTCGTGTTGCCAGATGTCATAGGAATGACTTGGAACCTGTTTTGAAGATCGTTTTAAAATTTGAAAATGACTGCCACGTAATGCTCATTTCCGTCCATTATATCGAGGTGATAGGGATTAATGTCTATGGAATGATAAAATATTAGCTTTCTCCATGCTACCCAAGGCCAATGTTTATCTTGTTTTCTATGACATATTATTTTTCCCTGAATATTGGTACATCTGAACAATTCTGATGAGCAAATCAAATAAATAATGAAGTTAAGTACATGACTAGTATGTTTTATACATCATTAGTGATAGTCATTTATAAACTTTTGTATTTGAACTTTCCCATGTTGAATGAAGAGGAAAGCAGCCTCTCGCCACACTCTGAATGGTATGCAGTTATTGTTACGTTCACTTCTCCATACTCAGCTTTTGGAGATAGCTGATTATTGTTAGAGCATCACTAACAAAGGTTTGTTTGTGATGCAATACATCAAGCTTTTTTGTCCCCTTTCTTTATAATTTGAGCTTAGCATGGCCATTGCAAAACCCAATAACTAATTTTACTATAACTTAAGGAAGGAATTTTAAAGGTGGAAAACAACAGTGCCTTTGACATTGGGTCAAAAGATCAATGTTGCTGCAGTGCTTGGGTTGATACGGCAGTTTCTGCCCAGTAATGAAGGTGCCACGAAATGAAGTTTTGGATTACCTTTAGGTTGAATAGCTTTCTCTCCCATGAGTTTCTCCACTGTTTATCTTCTGCAGAACTTCAAAACCCATTGCCTGAATTTGATTTTTGGGGAGCATATTAGATAAGGCCAAGACTGCATTTTCGAGTTAATTATGATCAGCACATTAATTTTGATGCAAGTGCTTGGATTTCATTAGCTTTGTTTTGTTTAGGATAAGTGAGTTACTTTTTAAATTTGTAATCGGAGGTCATCACTGAGCTTTGTTATTGCACAGTAATTATAGTTCTGGCTAGATTTTGTTAGTGTTCTATTAAATCTGCTTTTCCATGATCTGTTATGAAATGTAAAAGGAAAAGCATCATTGGTTTTTTGGTCAGAAGAACAATTTCTTTGCTGAACTTTTTGAGTTAATATCGTAGGTTGTTCTACCACAATAACTAAAGCTTCTTGAAATGAAACTTAAGTTATTCTCATGGTTATCAGCTAttcctctgtctgcctgtctatgtTTAGTTTTATCCTAACTTTGCAGGGTTAGTATAAAAGCCAGTCAAAATGAAGATATTGAAAATGGTGCCATTGATTTGGCAGTTGAAAGTTGTGCCACC
It includes:
- the LOC139764925 gene encoding uncharacterized protein yields the protein MGRGRGRGRGGVPGGPDTRGKREFDRQSGMTTTGVKSVDKREGSGSYNWGSDKDQIEEQLNAAPASDLDTSVENVEKAPEDVAATTESEEVTKDEEIAREMTLDEWKALQGARNKPSFNIRQAGEGENQAQWKKTYVLKKKVEADSEEEEEEEEDEVEVHHGRRKVVLDIDFQFADSPGRGRGRGRGRGGPGRGRGGDRMDRGGRGGGGGGSSGGMDRGRGRGSGPGTRGGRGASRQEAPKMDDEHDFPSLG